A genomic window from Streptomyces mirabilis includes:
- a CDS encoding TetR/AcrR family transcriptional regulator produces MGRVSRAQAQENRQRVVATASWMFREKGTTVSVADLMKAAGLTHGGFYKQFASKEDLVDEAIAHAFGKEAAHSAVALEEHAREHAGEHEAARRRMIEDYLSVWHRDHPGDGCPVSGFAADLGRDPDQAAHSRHDYINGVRNRAARLATGDDDGMAQLCTMVGALVLARATRGNPLSEELLQAARTALTENGTGQSEPQQHTD; encoded by the coding sequence ATGGGTCGCGTGTCCCGGGCGCAAGCACAAGAGAACCGGCAGCGGGTCGTCGCCACCGCCTCCTGGATGTTCCGCGAGAAAGGCACCACGGTCAGCGTCGCCGACCTGATGAAGGCCGCCGGACTCACCCATGGCGGGTTCTACAAGCAGTTCGCCTCCAAGGAGGACCTGGTCGACGAGGCCATCGCCCACGCCTTCGGCAAGGAGGCAGCACACTCGGCGGTGGCCCTTGAGGAACATGCCAGAGAACACGCCGGGGAACACGAGGCCGCCCGACGGAGGATGATCGAGGACTACCTCTCGGTCTGGCACCGCGATCACCCCGGAGACGGCTGCCCCGTCTCCGGATTCGCCGCCGACCTGGGACGCGACCCCGACCAGGCCGCCCACTCCCGCCACGACTACATCAACGGGGTACGCAACCGCGCCGCCCGGCTGGCCACCGGCGACGACGACGGCATGGCCCAGCTCTGCACGATGGTCGGCGCCCTCGTCCTCGCCCGTGCCACCCGGGGCAACCCGCTCTCCGAAGAACTGCTGCAGGCCGCGCGCACGGCTCTCACCGAGAACGGCACCGGGCAGTCCGAACCGCAGCAGCACACGGACTGA
- a CDS encoding cytochrome P450 → MDTEATLGSLPYVPGTGRPVPEAEPQLVEQWRSGGGELVELLSQVRERFGGIAAFRLGPAPTVLVTAPQAVQYVLARHPERYVKRSHRARVLIGGGVLAATGEAWKRQRRLLQSQFTGTGMRRYEQRITEAARTTAGRWDGYARTGQTFDVGQEMRRFALDAIWRSLTGHPLDDGTEHELAAVAAVATALPTLPADVTDAQDAVAADLARIDAVARHAIEAARSGAAGPDGPGLLHVLTDAATERPEYTDQLIRDELVTLLVAGHETTATTLTWLYLLLDQHPAAREQVLAAGGEGSAGRRQAIQALVHETLRLYPSAWILPRHATEDDTLAGYAVEAGTDLLICPYLTHRDPELWPDPEHFDPRRFLTPDGRPAHPGAYFPFGIGPRACLGLQFALRESTVVLEHLLPVHTPAFYSTPTKAVYGITVRPDGPTPATLVSPLT, encoded by the coding sequence ATGGACACCGAAGCCACTCTCGGCTCCCTTCCGTACGTTCCCGGAACGGGGCGGCCGGTCCCCGAAGCCGAGCCCCAACTCGTGGAGCAGTGGCGATCGGGAGGAGGCGAACTGGTCGAACTGCTGTCCCAGGTGCGCGAGCGGTTCGGCGGCATCGCCGCGTTCCGCCTCGGGCCGGCCCCCACCGTTCTCGTCACCGCCCCGCAGGCGGTCCAGTACGTACTCGCCCGGCACCCGGAGCGGTACGTCAAGCGCTCCCACCGCGCCCGAGTGCTGATCGGCGGCGGCGTCCTCGCCGCCACCGGTGAGGCATGGAAGCGCCAACGCCGCTTGCTGCAGTCCCAGTTCACCGGTACCGGGATGCGCCGCTACGAACAGCGGATCACCGAGGCCGCCCGGACCACCGCCGGGCGCTGGGACGGCTACGCCCGTACCGGGCAGACCTTCGACGTCGGGCAGGAGATGCGCCGCTTCGCCCTGGACGCCATCTGGCGCTCTCTTACCGGGCACCCCCTCGACGACGGGACCGAGCACGAACTGGCCGCCGTGGCCGCCGTGGCGACAGCCCTACCGACTCTGCCCGCTGACGTCACCGACGCCCAGGACGCCGTTGCCGCCGATCTCGCCCGGATCGACGCGGTCGCCCGGCACGCCATCGAGGCCGCTCGCAGCGGGGCGGCCGGCCCCGACGGCCCGGGCCTGCTCCACGTCCTGACCGACGCCGCCACCGAGCGCCCCGAGTACACCGACCAGCTGATCCGCGACGAGCTGGTCACGTTGCTCGTGGCCGGGCACGAGACCACCGCCACCACCCTGACCTGGCTCTACCTGCTCCTCGACCAGCACCCCGCCGCCCGCGAACAAGTGCTCGCCGCCGGCGGCGAAGGCTCAGCTGGGCGCCGCCAGGCCATCCAGGCTCTGGTCCACGAGACGCTCCGGCTCTACCCGTCCGCCTGGATCCTGCCCCGCCACGCCACCGAGGACGACACCCTTGCCGGCTACGCCGTCGAAGCGGGCACCGACCTCCTGATCTGCCCGTACCTCACGCACCGCGATCCCGAACTGTGGCCAGACCCAGAGCACTTCGACCCCCGGCGCTTCCTCACCCCGGACGGCCGACCTGCCCACCCGGGCGCCTACTTCCCCTTCGGTATCGGTCCCCGCGCCTGCCTCGGTCTGCAATTCGCGCTCCGCGAATCGACCGTCGTGCTCGAACACCTGCTTCCGGTCCACACCCCGGCCTTCTACTCCACCCCCACGAAGGCGGTATACGGCATCACCGTCCGCCCCGACGGCCCCACCCCCGCAACCTTGGTATCGCCACTCACCTGA
- a CDS encoding pentapeptide repeat-containing protein, with translation METGAQDHGQRPWRERPVGRRAVVPLLAGVVGLAVLGTVFVILPGVVVDHDLAGAAVVPQDRLKAVNDVRTTLLQMIGGLVVLFGAYATWRQLRVSQDGLRASQEGYVTDRFSRAVDQLGSDKLDVRVGGLHALWRVAEQSARDREAVISIQAAYLRTHLPWPPTGPDAPAADVPINDIAPLEARAADSQVALTGLGVLCRRREQSWVNLSASDLRRADCDGLWLPEVNLDRSCMEAAGLYHANLTQASLVSVNLRHADLKTAILRRARCALADLRGARLAEADLWDADFTEADLREANLRKANARGAVFRRSDLRLADLRGTDLSTADLLQARLTDALASNLTRWPAGFDHAAAGVVVTEDPGPELPPLLQPPGITTNYPPLRSMS, from the coding sequence ATGGAGACGGGGGCGCAGGACCATGGCCAGCGGCCGTGGCGCGAGCGGCCGGTCGGTCGTCGTGCCGTCGTGCCGCTGCTGGCCGGGGTGGTGGGACTGGCCGTTCTGGGAACCGTGTTCGTCATTCTGCCGGGTGTGGTGGTCGACCACGATCTCGCCGGGGCAGCCGTCGTGCCGCAGGATCGACTGAAGGCCGTGAACGATGTCCGGACCACTCTTCTGCAGATGATCGGCGGCCTGGTCGTGCTCTTCGGCGCCTACGCCACGTGGCGGCAACTCCGGGTCAGCCAGGATGGCTTGCGCGCTTCCCAGGAGGGCTACGTCACCGACCGGTTCAGCCGGGCGGTCGATCAGCTCGGCAGTGACAAGCTGGATGTGCGCGTCGGCGGGCTCCACGCGCTGTGGCGGGTCGCGGAGCAGTCCGCCCGTGACCGCGAGGCCGTCATCTCCATCCAGGCCGCGTATCTGCGCACGCACCTGCCCTGGCCGCCCACCGGGCCGGACGCGCCGGCGGCGGACGTGCCCATCAACGACATCGCACCGCTGGAGGCCCGTGCCGCCGACTCACAGGTGGCGCTGACCGGCCTCGGCGTGCTGTGCCGGCGCCGGGAGCAGTCCTGGGTCAATCTCAGCGCCAGCGACTTGCGCCGGGCCGACTGCGACGGGCTGTGGCTGCCCGAGGTCAATCTCGACCGCTCCTGCATGGAGGCGGCAGGCTTGTACCACGCCAACCTGACCCAGGCATCCCTGGTCTCGGTCAACCTGCGGCACGCCGACCTCAAGACCGCAATCCTCCGCCGCGCCCGCTGCGCACTGGCCGACCTGCGCGGCGCGCGGCTGGCCGAGGCCGACCTGTGGGACGCCGACTTCACCGAGGCCGACCTGCGCGAGGCGAACCTGCGCAAGGCCAACGCGCGCGGTGCGGTCTTCCGCCGATCCGACCTGCGCCTGGCAGACCTGCGCGGCACCGACTTGAGCACGGCCGACCTACTCCAGGCACGCCTGACCGACGCCCTGGCCAGCAACCTCACCCGCTGGCCCGCCGGCTTCGACCATGCGGCCGCCGGCGTCGTCGTCACCGAGGACCCCGGCCCCGAACTCCCGCCCCTGCTCCAGCCGCCGGGGATCACGACGAACTACCCCCCGCTGCGATCCATGTCGTGA